The genomic DNA CAACTGGTGTCAAAGCGGCACTTGATGTCATCGGAGATATGGCGGGTTTACATTTCGGGGTTGCGCCAGCGCTGTTTTTATGTCAGCCTGCAGGGCTGGATCCGGTTGTGCCAAATCGAGCCCCTCCTACAAAGCGGCTCTGAATCTGCTTTCCATGTGTGTCACTGTTATACTCACGATGCCAAGAGAACGGTCGAAGCTAGACAATGCCACTTCATCAGTGCAATGGTAGAAGAGCCGGTTCGACGGGATGCTGGCCACATAGTTGCTCAGCAACGCCGTTGCTGTTGCCTCATCATATGGAATACCACTGGCAGCAAGAGCCAGAGCAAATTCACCAAGGTCACCGCCTGCGAGTCAAAAATTCTTGTGTCTCGTGTGGCTGTGTTTTTTGATACCTTACCAGGAGTGCTCAAGGACGCCTCCGTGACACGGTCGTCCATACATGAAAAATGTTGTTCTTTTACCCGTCCAAAGGTAACATCGGATGGTTGGCCCCAGTTCGCCCGCACTTCAGCTGCATTGAGTCCGATTGTAGAAGAGTGATCTTGATGTATTTTCACTTTGCTCGGATTGCTATTGACACAAGAACAATATGACCAAGGCGGGCGCAATCAACGTCGGCGATACCTTACCAAAGTGGAGCGATCTGGGCTAGGGTCCTCTCAACATCCGTCACGCCTAAAAATCAGCTCGTGTCGCCTGCTGGAAGGCACCAGTTCGATCCAAGATCGGCTAGTCTACCTTCATTGCAGTTGCATACTGCTCGGTACGTTTTCCCATTTAGTGTCAATGTTCCTTGAACGAATGGTTCTGCGCCGGGTTCGGCTGCTTGAACAACCACATATAGACCGGCCGAGAACAACGATGCCACTGTGAtacgggagaaaaacgacatGGTGGCTAGGAGCGTTGGTCGGTGAGTAGCCGGTCACCAAAATAACAATAGCGTCGATCGCTGTCCGGAGTCCCTTTTTCAGTGACACACTGTGACGGCCGAGTGTATATACTCTGCCGGTATTGTCTAGATAAAAGGCACGTGAACCGTCGCTGACTCCTTAGGTGCGATAAGGCTGGTGAATATTTTTTCCACCCGTTGACGATGCATTTCGTCTTTGATCATCATGCCGTGGATCCGTATCCATCCGGTGTCGTCCTTAGGCCCAGCTTGTTTTTTCAAAATGAAAACGTAATATAGAAGGGGGCCGACTGTTGCTACTGGGGTGGGGCATCATATCTATTCGGGTGAAAGGACACTGGCATTTTGCAAGAACAAGAGGTCCCAGATAACTCCGGGAACTTGTTTTTGGCTTTTCCCTTTGCCAAGTGAAGCCTCAGAAAGGTGGTGGCCTAATACGTTAGAGTTCGGGAGCTTTACAGACACAACACCCCCAACAAGAACGGACTCGGTCTGTGCCAGCGCGGACTGTTTTTACTTCATTTGCAGGTTTCGGTAACCTTGCCAGTCCGCAGGAGGCACTCCATCCAAGCTTTTCAAATAGTTGAGTAAATGCAATGAAGGGCCATCGTCTGGCATCACCATGAGACATTTCCTGGCAAACTCTTCTGCTTTACTCCACTCTCCCCGCAAGTAGTTTTCTAGGGCTTGTCTCCACATTGCTTGGAACTCCACGGTTATTCCTCTCTGCATCATCGCAATGTCTTGATCCTGCCAACAACCCCCGGCATGCAGACACAGAAACTGGAGAAAGTGTTTTCCTCTTGTacgtgtgtatgcatatatgtccGTTCCACAGATACGCCTGCCACAATAAAGCCGCTTACCACCATAAACATCCAGTCGACGTTTTCGCTTGTTTCTAAAGCATCATCCGGTGGATGGAATTTCCCCAACTTGGGGTGATCAAGTTGGGACCCCTCAAAAGCTGCAGAAACAGGGAAGTCTTGATCAAACGCAGATATTATCATTGGTCAGCAACAGAGTCAGCTATAGGAGTGCAAGCGGAAGTTGTCAAAGGCACCTTCCACAGCGCGATGTTCTCGTTCCGGCGTACCATCTCTTAGATTGTCAAACGTGAATATTTTAATTGGACTGTGAGTGCCTTTAAGGACAACACAGTCGACTTGCCGACACCGAGACTGTGCTTGCGCACAGAGGTTGGACTGGAATGCGTCAGAGAACAAAATATTCACTCCGAAGTGGCGAGTCGCACTCAGTAGGCGTGCTGCCAGATTCACGTGAGGGGAGAAATATGACGCGTCGATTTTGAACTTCGAGCCGATGACTCCTGTGAGAATCAGCATTTTCACATCAACAAGCGTTGTCGGTACAGTTTGCGGGCACGCCCCATTTAATCATCGTCATCTAACTGGAGCTACCAAGTTTAATACATCTAAATGGCGTAGGTGGTGTGGTGTGTGGGTGTGGTGTGTGTCTTCCCACCTTGTATTGCCCAGCCACAGTGGAGACCGAGATTCAGATGTACAGTGTATCCAGCGCCGAAGCGGGGGATTATTTTCGGATGTTTTGCATACGTCGCCAAGTCTGAAGCACGACCGAATTCCGCTGCATGCCACGCAAAACGGGATGACAACAGGcaaaacagacagagaacaTTACTCGGCAGTCTGTTGTCCAATAACTAAACCACTCTGGTCAGAACGCAGGACCTGAATGGAAACATGGGCTCACCAAGGACTTTCAGAAATGCAAAGAGCGACTTGTTGCATAAGTCCTTCACCTTTTTTGCAGCTGTATCGCTCTGGGAGTTCTTGCCGAATCCTAACACCGACGTGCGGGCGAGGGACTTATTATCAGCCTGATATTAATGAGGCAAGACCGCCGGTCGCATCAGCTGTGAACGAGATGCCAGAGTCCCCACTGCGCTAGAAAAATTCGACGTGGTCAGTTGGCTCACCGcatccctctcttcgtcgtcgtccacAAGCCAAACAACAAAAAATGAGTCACCGATATTTTTGTTCGTTGTTCCTCCCCACTCGTTGACACAGTGGTGGACTATCCTAGCAATTTTATTGACGAAGACCATGACCTGCAAGAAGCGTAGTCCAAACAGGACCTATGAGGTATTTTCGAGAGAAACAATATGGGAACAGACCCCATCGCCGATGAGCACAAATTGTAGAAGCAACCGGCATTTCAGGCATTTCGAGCACGAGTCTATCTGCGTGTGGCACTTACTTCCTCTGAGAGGCATTCTGTAATATCCTGGAAGTTGACGATGTCCGCGAACCCATAGACGCCGTGAACCTTCTTCCCCGGGATGAGCAAGTCCAGACTGCCCCCTTCAGACGACATGTTCTGGGCAATGATCTCCGCTCCAGCTTGGCCAAAACCTAGCTGAAAAACAAGGCAGTTCACGTTTTGTAGAAAGGGCAGCCCGATGATCTGGCCTTAGGTGACATTACGACGAGGGAAACACAAACGCTGGAATCCGCTCTCGGTCTCCACCTCGTAATTTGTGGGAGTGCGATTTCACGTATTTGGCGAAGTCTCCCTGTAGACCGTGCCGCCCGTGATTCGGGTACTATCCACTAGATCTCTCATTAAGGGCAAAAGGCAACGATAGGATTCTATCTCATCAATTGCAACAGTCGTGTTGCGCCCCGAAGGAGTTTCGcctgcaggagacagagctgTCCCGTATGGAGTGATTTCTCACCTGCATCAGGCCTCCTATTTTCAGGATTGTGTTTTCCAGCATGCTTGTTTCAAGCTGAGCAACCACAACAGTATCACAATCCCGCGCCACTCTTGACCTCGTACGCCAATCTTTCTCGAAAACTGCGCTGGGCTCAGGCATAGAAAGCAAGAGGATAGCTGCCAGACTACAAGCGCTGCCTCGAACAGAAACCCGATTTTACTACAGTAACAACGAGGAATAGAAAGTTACTGTCCTTAGTTTAAGGCTCCACCTCGCATTTTCTCGCTGCCGAGCGAAACAAGACCGATTGTTCGTGGCGCTCAGCAATTCGAGAAGATTAAAGGCAACAGCGTGTTCGAATCAGAGCTTGGTGGAGTTCAAGGCCATCCCATACCTTGCTCTCATTCTTGTGCTTCTTCGAGGTGGCAACTTCGTCATTGCCAGTGACCTGAGGCCGCTTTAGAGGATCTCGTGCCAGCTGTTTGATGATTTGGACCATCTTTTCTATGGGCTCGATAACTAATGTATGCGTGAAGGAGCTGAACAGGAAAGAGCCTAACAAACCCCGACCCCCCAAAAGAAGAGGTTTAACTCTACATATGCACACGATTATAAATATTGTACAGGCGCGTATGTATTTACGAATTTATGTAAGTAGGTTCGCGCATGGTTTTTGTCGGGCCTTCCCCTGGTATGGAAGGCTGCCGGCATTTGTACCGCTTAGATTTTATGTCCTCACcaaggcaaagaagaaagacgatCAGCAGCGTGACAAGCATCTGCTGAAGTGCTTCCAGCTGCTTCCCTGTCCTATTCTCGAAGACAGCTCGGCATGAGATGTGCATACACGCCGAGTCCTCATCCGTACACTCTTCAGGTACGAACACAACTTCTTGGAGCTGCACAAGAAAAAGACCGAGTGAAGGCAAGTAAATCGGGGAACGCAGCGAGCACGGTCAAAGCAGGGATACATTCTTTTGCGAGTATATATGCAGTTCAAACCTTCCCTCTGCAGACCACGCGAACCCCGTAGCCGAAGTCAAGGACCGCGAGACTTCTACTGCTGTTTCTAGCGGAGACGCTTTGATTTTCGTGAGGATATacctctgttttcctgtAAGTACAGTTTTGCAAGGTTGGATCTAACCACGAGACACACTCAGGCTGTGAAACCCATTCACCTGCAAAGAAATGCGTACCGCAGAAGAACCAAGAAGGCCAAGATCCAATAACGTTAATAGGAGGCAACTTAAAGGCATGCCACCACCTCATTTGTCTTTTCAGGGCAGTGGATACCTTTCCTCTGCAGCACTGGAGCTGCGTTTGCATTACATCCAGACAGAGAACGTATGCGTGTACATGTATACGTATTAAGATAGATGTATATGTTTACGCTTCCTCGTGTTGAGAAGGAGATAAGCATATCAGCCTCTGACAAATTATATCTGCGTGTAGAGATGTATGTATCTGGAGCTTGTGGGCTGATGGCAGCGCCGGTGTAGGCTGTGCACTTACCATCGCCGGAAGTTATTTTATTCAACGTTCTAACTCTGCCTCCACCTTCTAGGTCCGGCACCTCAAGGGAGAGCATCTGTCGCTCAAACGGCTCTCCGTTCAGGTGCATTCCTTTGTAACTCTCTTTGTAAACCCAGAGAAGTTTCTCCCAGCCTTCTGCAGTCAACCAGCCTTTTTCAGCTGAGCACAGAATACGCAATAAGTGCGAGGTGAGGGCAAATAAGTATCCGAGCGTGATGCCGTTTGTGACAAGTTGATACGTGTCCTGCTGTGTGTCCTCGCCCGCTGTCGTTCTCATCGCCAGATGGTGCAGGctgtgcctgtctccttcgcatCCCTGAATTTTCAGTCTACGTCTGAAGGTACGAAGGATGTGGGAGTGACGCCTACTAACGTTTGTTGCCGGCGATATTCAACTTTGCACATGGGAAGTCCCAGCCATGCTGAGTGCAGCTCTCTTGCGTATGACTGCTGCCAAAGTAGAAGAGCATGGGAAGGCCCGCGGTCGCGGTattgtcttcctcgtcaggCATGAGCCTGGCCGATGCACGCAACGGCGGAGCAGCGACACAACGAGGCCAGTTTTCTGTGCACGATCCCTGCGCAAGAGGGCGTCGTTGTCCATTGCTCCACACCACGTGTCTGTCGGCCTTCCGTGATCAGATTTACTTACAGTGGCTGAACGGTCAAGATTAGCAAGATGCTCACGACCACCTTTCGAGTATTTGAATCGGATAGCGTTTTGCTGAGTCTGCTTGCCTCGACCTTCTGACTTTTTGCCGGCCCTGTTTGTTGAGCTGCGTCCTGATTGGAGAGCACGTTACCCACAGTCAACAGCACGTGCAGTAGCCTGTCCTATTCACGGGTTCTGTAGAAGTAAGTAGCCGGCTCGCTGTCGTTATCTGTATGTTACTGTGATGCTCGCCTCACTGCGACGCATTCCCGAAGGACCGAATCTGGATACTCCGCTACCTTTTCGAGTGGAACTGAGGACAGTCACTCTACTACCATTAGCCAGgggcatgcatgtgtgttgCTTGTAAAAGCTACAGGCCGACTGGGGGCTCCTCCGGTGATCGAGGAGAATTGAAAATTCGCCTCCTCCCGTGGAAAGCCAAAGAATGATTCCCCGCAATAATATGGTAGAATTTTGCTCTCGGACCTGTGACGGGGGTGTACCGACGTTACTGTCAGCTTCATCATCTTCATTTCGTTTGTCCTTTTGAAAGTACGCGAAGACATCGGACATTTTAACAACGCGGATCATTCTGTTGATCCTGAGGATCCGTGTCACCCTGCCGGTCCTCGCACCTTGCATTTACAGCAGTACACGCAGGAATCACATCTTCATTGACGTCATCTGCAGGAGTAACCGGTTGCAGGGAGGGATATAAACAGGGGTTATGTCGCAGTCACAAGCTGTCGTCGAGCAACGCTCACTCGGGCTGGGAATTTCGCCTGACTATTGCCATTTGTCCTTATCTTTATCAGCGTGGCACCCTTTagtcgaaagagaaaaacattGGCTTTCAATCATCCCAGCTGACATATGTGTATTTTGCTAATTGGTAACTTTGTAGGAATACTAAGTACTTCGGCAAGTACTTCAAACGTGCACCATGGTATAAAGTTGTATAGTTGCCGCTTTGCTCTTGTTGTTCTCGTTCCTattcgctttcttccctcttttcccgcccCCGTGCCTTCCGTCCGGCTATTTTGGGCATCGATACACGGAATCGAATATGGATGGTTCTTGTAGCTGCGTCGAAGACAGGTGTCAATCTCACCAATTCTCCCGGCCCTGCCAGCCCTGGCTGCGGACGCTCCTACATGGGAATTGCGATCTGTTTTCGTGTTCAAGAGAAATGCGTATATTGGGTCGACGATCCATGGAAcgtcgagacagagagaagcagtcGCAATAACGTCCaaccagaaaaagaaactcCACTTATAGTTTTCGTCGACGAGAATGGTGACAATCATCtctgcgaggaagaggacgagtgATACGATGAACCCAATTTGGAAGGCGGTGTCTGCTGATTTATCAAAGAAAGCTAGTTGAAAGTCGTTGccaaagagagcgaagaagacgttCAGCGTCGAAATGGCCAGCACTGCACATAGGCAACAGCGAATCAGAAAAAATGCTGAATGAAACCGTCATTTTCTATTTAATGAGATAGCGAAAACTGTATGAATATTTTATGAATGTTTCGCGGTAGTGTCTAGCAATGGGTGCGCAAAAacgtcttctcctcttttcggAGCGGAGTTCAGCCAACACTACAAGCGCAACCTGATTTTGTGATGTGATCTGAGATTCTACATGGAACAAGAATGAGGAATTCACTGACCCGTCATGCCGACAGGATTCTCGTGTTTGAGAATTCCAGCCAGGCGGTCCCGCAAGCTCTCTTTGGGCTTCCCCTCTGTCATCAATGCATCGGTTTCTGAATGCATGGGGCCGTCATTTTCCTTGTTCCCGTTTGTCCGCACATAGTCACGATTTGCcatcgtctctgctttccttgTAGGGAGTCAGGAAGGACACCAATCTTTCGACTGCGTTCACGATGATTCGCCACGTTTTGAAACCTTTGTGACTTGACTATGgagtgaagagaagaggagacgattGAGTGTCGTGGAAGCCTGAGTACGGGAAGGTGTGTTCCGGTATAAAGAACTGATATTCGATTGGCGAAGAGTGCGCCGAAACCGAAAAGGCGCGCCTGCGGCAGGTAGTCGACTGTTGTCAGCCGTCATTCGCTGTACACAAACTGGCTGACTGGAATTTTGATTTTTTCATGCACCGGGTACTACATGCACCAAAGAAGGCGAGTCTTGGTCTACAGCAGGTACATGAGACTACAGTCAGGCATGCGGTCGCCTGGGGCTCCGCGGTAAGAGGCccagacagagagatccGCACCCTTCCTGAAGTGAATCATCGTTTACGATATTGCCGTACTGATGGAGAATGTTGTGATCTGCGCAGCAGTGACAACACAGCATACTCAACGACATATGTGTCACTCGAGCGCGGGTGCTGGACGGGATGTTTTGGTTTCGCCGCTCAAAATTGTCTACATATCGGCCACCTCGGAGTTGGGCGATCTGCATTTTCCAAGGAAAAACAACCagctgctctctcttcgcatGTTTCTATGAAAAGATTCCCTGCATGCAATACCAACAGCACACGAAGTTGGGATCGAGCCTTCAAGCCTTGTGGTCTGTTGTATACGAAGAAACTGAAAAGCCATGTTGATCCATCAGCTTCTTTAGTGTTAGTTTATAAATTTCATAACTCGGTGTGAGTGCGAGCTCCATTTTTCTAGAAGcacaggaaaagcgaggcaaTCTCACCGTTGCTCTTGAGCATGCACCCGCTCCTTCCATGAGGACTCTTATCTAGGTTCCCCCGGGACCTTCCCGCCATGGTCGGATGTTGTGATTGTGGGTCACGTTCGAACAAGGTTCATTGGTATATCCTGTCGACATACCGTGTTGTCCTTTGTAAAAAGGCGCTTTTtagagaggaagcaaaaccCAATACTGTCACTACCGCCACAAAAACGCATATCTATGCATCTATGCACGCTGCGAATCAGCTGCACATCAACTTCACGCTCCCTCCCTTACGTTCTCATGGACCAGTACACGGGTTCGTGTTGCCTAAAGAGATGTGTTGCAAACTAGTCTAACCACCATTCGTTGCGTATAGGGAACCCACTCGAGAATGAGCCCAGGAACTCACGAGTAATGGCCCAAAGACGGATGTAATCTTCGCCCGACAGCCGGCCTCACTACGAACGAGCTGATGTTTCAGTCGCGCTTGGCTTTGTCCGATGACCACGAGCGCACCTGCTGGGTCCTCCGAACACTCCTGTGGATGCGGCAGGCCCGTCGTACGTACCTGGAAATCAGAGTCTTTTATTATGTCTGGATGCTCATGTGCACGGATTACTGGTAAAATAAGCTTATCATGCCGCAGATTTGCTTTCTGATGTGAACACTGGTCGGCCTACGGGAAGTTGCCTCCCTGTTTGTATAGCCTTGAACCCGGTGTTGTCTTCCCGCGGTTCAGGCGGAAGCGCTTAACTGTGTTCCTCTGCCTGCAGCCGCCACAGGTTGTGGGCCGCAGAGGCAAGGTTTTCTGTCCAACTCAGCTCCGCTTCTGTGGGGAATCGAGACGTCTGACAGCGGTGCACATATACGGGTTGCTCTACTCGTCAACCGAGTATCTCTGTCCTCAATTAGATGCCCGAGAACTCCACTCTAGCGTCTTTGCACTTCTTGTGGATCAACAGTCCACAGCGCGCGCCGGAAGATGCAGTGCCGGCGTTACGCGTACCGCACCAGCGACACGAAAGTTCCTTTCCCATACTAGCATTACCGCATGATGGCTGACGGGCCCCCACAGAAGAAGCGCTGTTCCAATTTGGATGACACGCTGGAGCATTTCTGGATCACGAAACCAGTCCATGTGACGATGTAAAAACCCTACGTCGGAAATAACCTGCTGTGCAGCGCCTCAGGAGCCATTGATAAGGCAGCTTGGTGTTTCTTGAATgagaaagcgcgagaagacccTCTCCTGAAGTAAACGGTCAGGCGTACTCCATCCGCGTATGCACATCCATGTGTGCATTGTCGTGCATACAAATGCAGATGTGCAGAAGGATCCCAAAACGACAACCGTTACCGTCACGGGTGGTACCTAACCCGAACAGCGGCCAACACGCGTTTCGCTGCTCCTCTCATACGGCTGAGAAACCGAGGTGGTATTTTAAGTGTGTGTATGTGGCAAGAAAGGGGGCAAATATTGTGAGTCTCTTCAGTCCCTGTAATCCCTTGAGCTTGTCACTCCTCCTCCACAGATGGATGCTGGTACAAGAATGGGTAGTCTTCCGCTCAGGACTTGCTTACTCCAGAACAATTCAACAGACAACACCCCAGAGACGCACGCCAGCGGGTATCTCACGTGTCGGGGCCTTCATGAGGCAACGACGTAGTTCCCTCCTAGGCGGGGAAGCATTCCAGGATAATATAGCATCTTAAGAGCCCAGTCAGAGCTACGGAAAGTAGCAAACCTTAGTTCAGTCCAATCGCCACAGTTCCACTGTCACCGTAGCCTGACACGCAAAAGAGTCTTCTGGAGACACTGCACTGTACACGTTTTATCGCTGTGCAACTACTGCAGCACGGGCCGTCCCAGCATGAACTCCAGCATCACCGGTCTTCTACGAGTCGTTTCGTAGTGTTTGCCTCCAGAACAATCGCGTCGTCTTCGATATTCCCCTCTCCAGGGTCGACTAAGGCAGATAAGCTCGGTGATGCCTGCATCCCCTTCAGCTGTCGGAGAACACGCCGCGGCCATTAGCATGGGCAAAAAAAAGTTAGCCCGCATTCACGAGCATAACCCTCCCTGTTCACGCCACGCCACAAGGCCCAAGACCTTTGGCTCACCAATACCACGGGATGGCGTTTCGCATCCAAAAGTTGGACAAATCTACTCTCCAAaatccgttttttccctgcgCACCTGGAACGAAAAAGGATAGGGGAAGTCTGATGAACCAGAAAACACTTCGGAACCCCTTCAGCGCTCAGGGTCATCCCACACGACCGCATAAGAGTATGTGTCTGAAGCAGCGAGCATGCAAGACGTTGCCGGCGATGGTAACGGTCGAACGCACCCCGTTAGTAAAAGCAAACCACTGTTCTCCACAGAACCTGTTCTTCCATACTGGACGAGCGAAACTTCCTCCCCTGGTCCGCTACAGTTGAATGGTCGGCGGACAAGATCTAGCTTCAAGAAAATGCCCGCATGTGGGGGAACATCTGTCCCTTGTACCGTTTCGATGCCACTCCTCTCccaggacagagaaacgccaTACCCCCCGACGAGTGCTGTGCAGCAGTGCAAACAGTTATACCATGATCTCTGTAGGTAAGACATTGGATTATTCAATTGTTCGCGGCTTTTCCCTCTTGTGATGGGAAACGCACCGGAAAATCCTAGTGAACTCCATCACTCCGTCGACTCTCACCGGAATCTACCCGAAAATATCTTTAAACAAGTTCAGTCGGAAACCACAAAACGGCATCACAATGTGGCTAAACCCGCCTTCGTATCGAGAACACAAAAAACGGAAGTGCCTTTCTAGGGCAAAGAAACGGACCCCTGCTACACAAAACCGCTGCACGTCGTCGGCACTGGGTCTCCCATTTGACGTTCCATAAGAACTCTAGTCGAGCTTCTTCAAGAAAAAGTAAACCTCACGCCCGCCCTCGTTGGCTGAGTACGAGAGCAgcaggagcgcgagaagaggcggcgtcTTGATCTGAATCGATGCAAGAATTGCTAGTTGTTGCAAGCTCATCGCGCATTCGCCGCGCCGACATAGTCGTCAGGAAGACTCCaacgaggccgaagagagacCAGAAGAGGATAAGCTGCACGCCAACCGCACCGAATCCACGGTTTCTCAGACGATCAGTGGTGACACGACCCTAACGTCTGAGCCTTGTATGCATCCACACAACGTTCAGCAGAGGGTAGTCATCGTCTCGGCTTTCCTCCTGGGGCAACGGGAGCAGACGCATTCGCGTCTTGACTCTTGAAACAAACGGGAGTGGATATGTATTACAGTGTGTGTTGCGTAGCTAGCACTTGGAAATACACACGCTCGACACCGGGAATCTCATAACGGAACGTCGTTTCTGGCACTGCGAATAATCCGCCAACGAGCATTCAGCGCGATGCAGCGAATGGAAAGGGCTCCAAGGCCGTCAACCTGTGTTTGTGCTTCTTCCAGAGAGTCGCGCGCCAGGTCTACGTGAAAAGGTCGCATTTTATCGAGTGGCACTTTGCActacgtgcatgcgctgcccTAAGAAATGTGTTTGCAGGTAATTCATCCCCTTTCTCGGCAACGACAACGTACGGCAAAGGACTCACTCTCATGCCGACGACATCTCCTTTCACGAAATCCATCACAGCGCCTGGAAGAAACGTGCCTGCGGGgccggaaagaaagaaccgagagaaagatATGTCCAGGGGGGAGTTCATCATTGCGTTCAAAGGGTCACGCCGCAGTCACAACTGAACGACAGTGAGGTATCCCCGGAAAGTAAGAAAACTGAAACTCAACGTTCTGAAAGGATACACTTCAGCCCGCGAACAACGGGACGCTGCCAAACCCCTGTACCGAGTACAGCAGCGGTTgccccctttttttcctgcaCTGGCGTGGGTGACTTGCACACTCCCACGGgcgaatatatatatacatatatacatacatgtacacaCAAATGTGCGAACGCCACTCGTGAGTTTCTGCTGTACGCGTCCTGCCCGTGAGGGTAACTGGTGTGGCTCTCCGGGCACTTTGCAGTTGCTGTACCCTCAAGTGGAGAGCTTGGCAAAAACTGCCTAGAACCATAGACCAGAACTTCCCCACTGCTGCACGCTGCTCCATACATTGACGCTTGTCTGTTGGGGACAAAGTGAAACGGAAGACGAATTTCAGTCCCCGCCGTTTTCGCTTACCAAGAGCATAGCCGCATATGTTGTACGTGAACATGGACAAGCCGCTAGCGAAGGTGCGGAgcggtgtctcgacagcgGCGATTTGCAGGCCAGTTAGCGGCGGGAGCAACGCGCCCCCGAAGCAGAGCAGAAACCAGAGGGCGAGAACAAAGATCAAAGGATCCGTCGTCATTGCGCCAACAAAGCCTGCGAGACGACAGCAACACCCAGGAGACGCGGTAtctggaagaaaaggggtCGTCATCGCTCACGAACGTACACCACTGCGATGTGAGAAAGGTAGTTGCATCTACGCACCCATCGCCGCGAACGAACGCTGATTAAAGCGGAAGGAACAAACGAGCCATCCGAGGACACGCGTCTGTAAACAAAATCACAATTTGACTGTGGAAGTTCGTCCATGCCACTGAATCTCTACGGGCATACGCACGTAGATGCACATTCAAACGGCCACGCATGCACGTATAGGTATGCACTTGGCATCGACGTAGGACTTACCGAAAAACActgccgctgcagctgctgccaGGCAGGCGTGTAACGTTTTCACCTTCGCATCTAGAGTCTTGTAGCCCCCCAGTCGGTCCACCATGACTCCTCCGCCAATGACGCCTGCTGTCGGTGCgctggcggcgacggcggcgaaagCGAGCATTGCGACGGACGGCGTCAGTTGCAAGCTCGACGTGAGGTGCACAGTCCCCCAGAACTGGACGCCAGTGAccacgaagagaagagccgagagggTGAAGACCGGTAAGATGTACAGCGGGTTCCTGGACGACAAGAAGACACAGCTGCTGGATGAGACCCAGGAGCAAACGCCGCGTCGCGGTCGTCCTGAAAACCAGTGAAACTTCTACAAAGCGTCGAGCACCCAACGCGGAGTGCGCTGTCGGAGGTAGTGGCTAGCCGCGATGTCAGTGTACACACGACGCCCGGTTCATGAAAAACTGCGGCCGCAGGCACAAACACCGGCACAAAGCAGCGCACAGCCTCTCCTTCAATGAGCGCCTCCGTGCATGCGACCCTCCACCTGCGGCGAACCTTTCGGCTTACAGCGAAGCTTCAAGTGAGGACACATGCACGGCTGCGCCACTTCATTCGATG from Neospora caninum Liverpool complete genome, chromosome VIII includes the following:
- a CDS encoding putative adenylyl cyclase produces the protein MAGRSRGNLDKSPHGRSGCMLKSNVLAISTLNVFFALFGNDFQLAFFDKSADTAFQIGFIVSLVLFLAEMIVTILVDENYKWSFFFWLDVIATASLCLDVPWIVDPIYAFLLNTKTDRNSHVGASAARAGRAGRIGRSSTNRAGKKSEGRGKQTQQNAIRFKYSKGGPEKGWLTAEGWEKLLWVYKESYKGMHLNGEPFERQMLSLEVPDLEGGGRVRTLNKITSGDGSFLFSSFTHTLVIEPIEKMVQIIKQLARDPLKRPQVTGNDEVATSKKHKNESKLETSMLENTILKIGGLMQLGFGQAGAEIIAQNMSSEGGSLDLLIPGKKVHGVYGFADIVNFQDITECLSEEVMVFVNKIARIVHHCVNEWGGTTNKNIGDSFFVVWLVDDDEERDAADNKSLARTSVLGFGKNSQSDTAAKKVKDLCNKSLFAFLKVLAEFGRASDLATYAKHPKIIPRFGAGYTVHLNLGLHCGWAIQGVIGSKFKIDASYFSPHVNLAARLLSATRHFGVNILFSDAFQSNLCAQAQSRCRQVDCVVLKGTHSPIKIFTFDNLRDAFEGSQLDHPKLGKFHPPDDALETSENVDWMFMVDQDIAMMQRGITVEFQAMWRQALENYLRGEWSKAEEFARKCLMVMPDDGPSLHLLNYLKSLDGVPPADWQGYRNLQMK